In Camelus dromedarius isolate mCamDro1 chromosome 4, mCamDro1.pat, whole genome shotgun sequence, the DNA window AGAATGGGGACTGGGGTTATGGAATTTCGGAAGGTCGGGGCGTAAGGATTCTGACCAATGCCCAGCTGCCTTCGCAAAATGCTGCCCATCTCGCATGGGAGGAATCAAGGAGGGCAGCAGGAAGGGGGAAAACCCTTGAAGCAGGACCCCTGCCCTTCAGGCCTGAGCCCCTTCCACTACTTCCCTGTAGACGGGCCCGAGGCTGAGGCGGTAAGGGAGGCCCGTGTGCCCCTGCTCAGCGCAGACACCTGTAGAAGGGCCCTGGGACCGGGGCTGCGCCCCAGCAGCATGCTCTGTGCTGGCTACCTGGCCGGGGGCATCGACTCATGCCAGGTATGAGCCTCGATTGATGGGAGGACTCTGGGTGGGGCGCTCCCCAGGGAAGGAACAGCCGTATTTCCTTCTAGAATCAGGCTgtcactcaacttctctgagcctctatgTCATTTGCTAAAATGGGTACAAGAATGGTAGCCCCAGTAGAGCTCAGAGCTGCTTTCCCGGCCAGGTCTAAGGCTGTCgttggggtggaggggtgtcAATGCAATGGCCTCTCTCTTGGCTCGGGTCCTCACAGGGTGATTCTGGAGGCCCCCTGACCTGTTCTGAGCCTGGCGCCCGCCCCAGGGAGGTCCTGTACGGAGTCACCTCCTGGGGGGATGGATGCGGGGAGCCAGGGAAGCCCGGGGTCTATACCCGTGTGGCTGTGTTCAAGGACTGGCTTCAGGATCAAATGAGCGGTGAGCGCCCCGTTCCtattccctcctccccacagtGTCCCGCTAACAGCCCTGAACAAGCCCGtttccaccccaccctccctcagcctcctgaGCCAGGAAAGCCTGTCTCCCTCCAGCGGAGGATTTGGGGGGCTAGGGTCCAAGGCCGGGGGGTGGGGTAAGCTAGCCCGTACTGCCCCCGCAGCGGCCCCCTTCAGCCGCGAGCCCAGCTGCAGGGAGCTTCTGGCTTGGGATCCGTCTGGAGAGCCTCTGGCAGATGCCGCCCCTCCCTGCGCCTTCTACGCCCACTTGTGCCCGGGGCCCGTGGGCGCCTGTACGCGTCTCGCGCAAGAGCAGTGCCTGCAGCGCCGGCGGCGATGTGGTCAGTCCTGTTCCCGGGACTGGGCCGGGGGCCTAAGGGCCTGGCCCACATCTGACTACCACTGGGACCCCTGTCCCGCCTGCAGAGCTGCGCTCGCTGGCACACACCCTACTGGAGCTGCTGCGGGGCGCCCAGGAGCTGTTCGGCCCGCGCCCGGGGATGCGGCGCCTGGCCCCGTCCGTAGCTCGTCCCGCTCTGTCTCTCCGGGATCCTCCCAGGCACCCGTCCCGCGAGCAGCGGCTGCACCCAGGTACCCCAAGCCCTCGCAGCACAGCCCCGGACCCACCCCGCCGCGGCCGAGGCGTTCCCTTAGCTCTGCGTTTCCGCAGGATCGCGGGCTGCAGGCACTCGGTTCCCGAAGAGGAGATCAGAGCAGCAAGGCGAAGCGGACGGTAATGTCGCCCCCTGCCGGCGATCGCCAGTGGAGCGGGTCAAGGGCTGGCCGAGGCCCTGAGGATTCTCCCAGGGTCTGCGCTGGGAAGCAGTTTCACCCCTTCTGGCAATGGGGAAATcgctctccctttttttcccccagcagcaGCGCAGATGATTCTTTAGGGGAACTTGTGACTTTGGGCCATCATCAGTAGCAACAGAGATGCTGGGCCTTGTGTTATTATTTAAACTTTCCAAGTCTTGGCTGCTCCTCAGCTGCCCCATCTAGAGCATAAGTCTGCCCACTGGGAGGTGCCCAAAGGTACTGATGGGAATACCACCCCCATCTCCACGCTTGCGTTTATTCCCGCGGCTTCTCCCCTTCCTGCAGGCTGCCCTGGGCTGGAGCCCCTGCGGCAGAAATTGGCCACCCTCCAGGGCACCCATGCCTGGATCCTGCAGGTCCCCTCAGAGCACCTGGCCATGGACTTTCACGAGGTGGGTAGCCCGCCTTCCCAGACTCCTTCACAGTGGCCTCAGAAGGCTAACCTGGGTCAGCCCTGATGGGTAGTGGCACAGGAGAGGCACCCTCCCCAGCAGGAGGGAGGACCTTCCCCCAGCAGCTTGGGGTGAAGGTGGGACGGGGGttctgaggggagggggagggaagctgTGTGAGCTGAGTGCTGGGTGGGTGTGAAGATGTGAGGGAAGGTGTGAGCAGAGGGCTTGTGGGGGTGTCCCAGTGAGCAGGAAGTGTGCAGGAttagggggaaggggaaggagaaaggatggGTTTGAGTGAGAATTTCTGAGGGCCAAGAGAGAGACCAAGAGTATGGTTGTTGGCCCCTGAGCTGCCTCCTCCTTCTACAGGTCCTGGCAGATCTGGGCTCCAAGACACTGACTGGGCTCTTCCGAGCCTGGGTTCGGGCAGGCTTGGGTGGCCGACACGTGGGCTTTGGCGGCCTGGTGGGCCTGGAGCCAGCCACATTGGCTCGAAGCCTTCCCCGGTTGCTGGTGCAGGCCCTGCAGGCCTTCCGCTTGGCAGCCCTGGCGGAGGCAGAGCCTGAAGGACCCCAGATGGGTTCAAGGCAGGGCcgagggctggggaggaaggagcatCATCCACTCAGCCCTCGGGTTCCCCCAGCCAGATGGCCGTGAGCCATGTTTCTCCCCTAGGCCCTGGTCAGGACCTGCtgctcccagggcctgggagggtTCAGGAATTATGATGACAAACTGTCACTGCCAGAGTtgggtgggggtcggggaggtgggagaagggtCCTGGGCCCTACGTGTCTTCCCAGATGTGCCATCAGAAAATTACAGCTGCtttaataaacattatttatgatctacAGATACAACTCCAGAGCTTACTTAGcattgaatttctttctttttttttccccagtgggagaggtaattaagtttgtttgtttatttatttaatgtgggttgaactcaggacctcttgcatgctaagcacacactctaccactgagctataccctcccactgaGTTTCCTTAGGATGGACATTGGACCTCTGGGGGTACGGCCCAGCCCCTAGAAGCAGTTGGTGGAGGTCACAAAGACACTGGCTGGGGGCTGCAAAGCCCCCCACCTCAGCATACCTGTCTACCTCCCAAGAAAGGGCAGTGGCGGACCTGCCTATCACCACTTCGCTATCCATGGCTGATCAGTGCTGCCCCCAATGTTCAGCGTTGCACGCAGCCTCAGCCCTCATTGCTAGCTGTAGGGACTCCCAGCCTGGGATCTTTGTCTCATGTCTTTGGGCTCCTGCCCGGCTGGCcagtccctgtccccaccccctcatcACCTGTCCCagtttctcttccctgcagcaGAGCCTAGAGGTGTCAGATTGCGTTTCCGGCTGCCTCTTCCCTttgtaccctccccccatcctgCACCTGTCCCCTCTGTCACCCACCCACATTCCCTAGTCCTGCTGATAGGAGGGGCAGACCCAAGACCCAGTCAGAGGAGAAGGATGGAGGGGCCTGTGTTAACACTGGGACTGCTGGCTGCCCTGATGGTGTGTGGTAAGATTGGCCATCACCCCTCCCTGAAGGGTCCCTCAGGTTGCCTACCCGGGTCCCCACAGCATggtcccctcccacccactcctaCCTGATGCTCCCTCTTCCAGCATCAGacccacctccccactctcacTGCAATTTCTCCCTGGAGGGGCCAACCTCCAGGGCCCAGCTCCATCGCCCAGCTGGACCTCAGGGCAGCATCCTTCCTGGGCCCCTGTCCCCAACCCTCCCCAGGCAGCTGGGGCCTGAACGAGGAGGAACGACTGATCCGGCACCTGTTTGAGGAGAAGGGGTACAACAAGGAGCTGAGGCCTGTGGCACAGAAAGAGGAGAGCGTGGAGGTCTCCCTGGCCCTCACCCTCTCCAACCTCATCTCCCTGGTGAGAGGCCCCTCCTGGCTGGGCTAGGGAAGCGCGACAGGGACAGCTTCCTGGAGGCCTGGCTGTCTCCTGGCTTGGGAAGCCCAAGGCCCCAGCCCCACTTCTGGTAGCTCCTCTCCCCTGGAAACACACTCGGGCTGTCTCCATGCCCTGGGCTGCCTGCAGGCCTCAGGCTGatgccccttccccttcccctccagctTCAGCTCTTGGGGAGCCCCCATATTGCACCCAAGACACACTTTAGAGGCCAtgtgccctccctgctccctggtcTGCTCATCCACTCCTGACTGCTGGGGGCAGGCCAACACCATGGTTTCCCCATCACTTGGGTggcagcagggaggaggtgccTGGTGAATGTGTGCAGGACCCTCGGGACAGTCGTCCTATTTGATTACAGAAAGAAGTTGAAGAGACCCTCACCACTAACGTGTGGATTGAGCACGTAAGGAGAACACCCCACTTAGAGCCGAAGGGTGAGGGTGCAGGGCTCAGGTTCCCTTCTGCTGGCTTCTGCTTGGGGATCCCCAGcctgtgtcagacactgttctcCAGGAGGGACTGACTTGCCTATAGAGAAACCCTAGGCCCGGCTGCCCTTCCCACCAGCTAGTGCAGCCATAAGCCCAGATTGATTAGGCTTGTAGATTAGGATTCTTCATCTAGGAGAAAATTGTCACAGTGTCTTGATTTTACAGAAGACACTGTCTACCACCTACCAGAAGCTCATAATACAGATGTAAGTCTTCTATGTCCACAGTGAAAACAGTGCTTCCAAGTTGTACAGTGTACAACCTACACAGTTGTACACGACAGACCTGAGTCCTCACTCTGTGCCCACCTCCCCCAAACCTCTTCTGTCACAGCCCCAGACCCCACAGTCTTCCCTCAGGGAAGTAGGGGGAGTGGGGGGAGCCTGGACAACAGCAGAGCCCGCTGCCAACATTCCTTCTGGGCTTCCAGGGCTGGACAGACAGCCGGCTGGAGTGGAATGCTGAAAAATTTGGGAACATCAGCGTCCTGCGCCTGCCCCCTGACATGGTGTGGCTCCCAGAAATTGTGCTGGAGAACAAGTTGAGCCGccgccctccctggcctcccctccaTCACTATGTCTCCCTTCCTTAAGTGTCTTGAGCCTCCCCCTCAGCCTCAAGAGTCTgactgccctccctcctctgccgcCCCCAACCCTGCCAGTTCCGAGCTGGCTAGCGCTCACTGCGACCTCTGTCCCTGTCCCCAGCAATGACGGCTCCTTCCAGATTTCCTACTCCTGCAACGTGCTCATCTACTCCTCCGGCTACGTGTACTGGCTGCCACCCGCCATCTTCCACTCTTCTTGTCCCATCTCCGTCACCTACTTCCCTTTCGACTGGCAGAACTGCTCCCTCAAGTTCAGGTGCACCCACTTCTCcagccacccctcaccccagggcACCCTGCCAGGGCCTTACGGAGGTGAATGAAGCACCCTCAGGCGGAGACCTCTGCTCTGTCCTGATTAGAGCTCCCCATCCCTGCAGTGGCCCCTGCCACCGTGAACCTCCTGCACTAGCTTGCCCTGCTCAGTGGCCCAGTCAGTGGCTGAGGACCACTCTCTGTCCACTGCCCTCCCCAGTTCACTCAAGTACACGGCCAAGGAGATCACCCTGAGCCTGAAGCAGGATGAAGAGGACGGCCACCACTACCCCATGGAGTGGATCATCATCGACCCCGAGGGCTTCACAGGTCCTGGGAACAGCAGCTGTGGGTGGGCAGGCCCTTCAGATACAGTCACACCAACACCCCTGTCCCCCGGAGATGCATGTTATGCTTTGGGTACATACACCTGGGACATAGACACACAGGTAAACAGACCTTCCGGGTCTGGGCAGGGTCCCTGGGGATGCATGTGGCCAACAGATGAGGGGGTGGTTAGTCTTCCTGTCCCCAGAGAGCCCAGGGGATGGTGGGGGCTTTGGCTGCCATCCTGATGGTGTGTTTGTTGCCCCTTCCCAAAGACCCCCATCCCCTTTCTGGGACTAAGCCCAGTCTTCTATGGGGCCCCACTGCTTGCCTCTCTCTGTCAGAGGAGACCCACATCACCAGGACGGGAGTTCCTACGCTCACTGCCTTGTTATCCCCAAGACTCCTTTGAATCACATATGCCCTCAGCTTCTATTTTTCccaaggagaaaacaaaagagtCAGCCCTCGAGGAAAACATCCCCTCTGTAGATTGAAACTTCCTTTCCAACCCCCCGGGAAAGACACCCACAAACAGACCAAGAACCCTCCTCTGTGCCTCCCCCCCTCCCCTTAGGGCCCCGCAGACAGGCCTCGCTGCGCCTCTGGGCCCTCTCACTACCCCCAGCCTCTCGTCCTGCCCTGAGGCCCCCACCTTGGTCCCCTTGCCCAGCCTGACCCCAACGCATCCATATGCCACCCTCAGAGAACGGGGAGTGGGAAATAGTGCACCGGCCGGCCAGGATCAACGTGGACCCCAGTGCCCCGCTGGACAGTCCCAGCCGCCAGGACGTCACCTTCTACCTCATCATCCGCCGCAAGCCCCTCTTCTACGTCATCAACATCCTGGTGCCCTGTGTGCTCATCTCCTTCATGATCAACCTAGTCTTCTACCTGCCGGCTGACTGTGAGCCTTagagccctcccctccccgagGCACCTGTGCATCGCCGCCCCTGCTTTGCCCCTCACTTCCTCCTGGGAGCCACTTGGAGATCACTGCTCCTGGAGCTCCCTGCTCAGGATCCAGGCATGAGGGACATGTGGCCTGTCAGTGGGAGGGCTCTGTGCCCATGTCTGATATTCCCCACGTGAACAGGATCCCTGGGGGTTCCATCCCTCTTGGACCCCACTTCTGCCTCTCAGGATGGGCTTTCCAAGGACACTAGGGAGAACCACTGCAGTGTTCCTCTGTCAGGGCAGAGGTCGGGTCTTTGTGGTCACCACTGTGTGGCTGTGGGCCTGGCTGTTGAGCCAATGGGTGGATAACAGGGTCTCTAGGAAGCCAGGGCATGGGGCGTGCACTCTATACTCACCTGGTTCTAGAAAGGCACATGTCATTTGTAGTCACTTGGCTCCAGAATACTTACTATGAGCAGGGCACAGTGAGTTCCAGAGACAGATGTGACCCAGCCCCTGACCCTGGCAGACAGAATAGAAAGTACAGGACTAGGAGTGCCGCCTGGCAGCAGTGGGATGGGAGCTGGAGCCAGGCTGGGAGGCGCATTGCAGACAGAGAAGGGGCGCTGGGGCGGGGCGTAGGGAGTGCTGGGCTGGGGTCTTTGAAGGAAGTGCTGCGAGTAGGACTGTTTGTTACCTGGGTGCCATGAGGATGCCCTGGGGCTTTCTGTGTGGAGGAGGGACACATGCAGATCTGTGATTCAGGAGGGCTGGGTGACAGGGGATTGGCTAACAATGGTAGCGGGTGTTCCTTGAGCTCTAACCCCATGCCAGGCAGAGTCTGAGTGTTTAGTGCATGTTCTCTCACCTTGTTCTCACAACATGtaacagttgagaaaactgaggcacagagaggttaggctttttgcccaaggtcactcagcagtaagtggcagagtgggATTTGAGACCAGGATGGTAATCAGGGCACCATGAATAGCATTGTTAATAGTAGTGCAGGGGCCACAGTGGGACCCTCCCGGCTCGGGGCCAGAGGTCACAGCTAAGTCCGGGCTCTCCAGGTGGCGAGAAGACATCAATGGCCATCTCTGTGCTCCTGGCCCAGTCTGTCTTCCTGCTGCTCATCTCCAAGCGGCTGCCAGCCACATCCAAGGCCATCCCCCTCATTGGCAAGTGAGTGACTTACCCCGCCCAGCTTGCCCCGCCACTCTTCACTGCACAGAGCCCCGGGCAGGGGCTCCAGGCTGTGCGTGTGCCCACAGGTTCCTGCTCTTTGGCATGGTTCTGGTGACGATGGTCGTGGTGATCTGTGTCATCGTGCTCAACATCCACTTCCGCACACCCAGCACCCACGTGCTGTCTGAGGGGGTCAAGAAGGTGAGGGCTCTCAGTAGCCAAAAGCTGGGGACTGTCCACGTGCCCCTCTGCAGGGGAAGCCATGGCTACACCCACACGAGGAGCGCAACTCAGTGGCAAAAGCCCCACCGCAGGGACCCTGGGTGGAATGTTACCTAAAGAACACAGGCTTCCTGTGAGAGATTTCCTTTCTATGAAGTTCAAGGACAAGCAGAACCAATCTTTAGTGATAGGAATCGGGATGGTGGTTCCCTCTGGGGTGGGTAGGAATTAATGGGGTCACAAGGCATGAGGGAACACTTCTGAGCTGAAGGTCGATATCTTACCTGAGAGGTGTGTACGCGGCTGAACACATCTGTGAAATTGAACCTAGCTACATGCTTAAGATTTGTTGATTCTAATGTGAGTTTGTTACACCTCAATTCAAAGGAAGGTGAGAACTGTGGGGGCGGGGTGCCCAGGATGGGGACTGTCCTTGCctctcagcctctgcagccacctggTTCTTCTGGGACAGCTGAAGTAGTTTAGCAATTTTTCCATCTTAGCTCAGCATTTGGggtatttttcttacttctttgtttttcatatataATTCATTTTCAACAAATGAGTTCTCTATGCTGTGAGTAATGAGGGAGTGTCCATCAGTAGGGCATCAGGGGAATAATGACCAGCGTCAGACTTGGGAGCATTTTGTGGCAGCCAGGAACAGAGTCACAGATGTTTGGATGTGTGAAGGTGACCCATGTTTGTAAAATGTGACCCCTGACCTGCCACAGCTCTTCCTGGAGACCCTGCCGGAGGTCCTGCACATGTCCCGCCCCGCGGAGGATGGGCCCAGTCCCGGGGCCCTGGTCCGGAGGAGTAGTTCCCTGGGCTACATCTCTAAGGCAGAGGAATACTTCTCGCTCAAGTCTCGAAGTGATCTCATGTTTGAGAAGCAGTCAGAGCGACATGGGCTGGCCCGGCGCCTCACCACCGCACGTGGGTCCCTAACAGCTTAGAGTTTGGCTGATCTATGGGAGGTGGGATGAGGGTAGCCCTCATGCCCACCTCTGGTCTGATGTCCACAGGCCGGCCCCCAGCAGGCTCTGAGCAGGCCCAGCAGGAGCTCTTCAGTGAGCTGAAGCCAGCTGTGGATGGGGCCAATTTTATCGTCAATCACATGAGGGACCAGAACAATTACAACGAGGTGAGTAGCAACAGGGTTGCTGTGTACAGGTGTTCAAGTAGTGCACTGATCAAGCATATCCTATCTTAAGGGGGCACAGTTCTCCTCAGAGATACCTACCAACTTAGATGAAGGCGCTTACAGTGGGTACAGATTCTAGGCCCCTCAGGGAGGGGGAGCCCCTGCCTAGAACCCCATAGCAGCACACGGGGCCAGACACACGCTCAGGTATACACATAGGCACACAGCTCCCTGCTGTTGGCGCCACACTCTGGACCTCCCTTAGGGTCCCTTCTTTCTCCCAGCTGCCAATCATTTTCTGTCCCTGCTCAACTCCAAGCTGTTAGTCCAGACAAAACCAGACAGTTAAAAGGCAGCATTTTATGGTTGTTCAATATtatacagctttaaaaaaattctttcttgaGAAAGGGGCACCTTTTTCCAGTTCGTATATAAGTTAGGGGTAGCACTGAgtggctgggagggaggctgtggcCCTGCTCTCGATCTCCTGGACAGACAAAGACCAGCCCTGCCTGTGGCTGGAAGGGGACCTGGGTCCTTGCTGGGGACATGCCAGCACATCTCATCTGCTGCAAGCCTGAGGCAGCCCCCACAGATACGCTAAGGCCGTGCCTCTGTCACCTGGCCCCAGCTTGGGGCATGAGTCTGTGGCTTGAAGGCCCGCCCTACTCCACTGTCTCTGTCACCCTTCCCCCAGGAAAAGGACTGCTGGAACCGAGTGGCCCGCACAGTGGACCGACTCTGCCTGTTTGTGGTGACACCCATCATGGTGGTGGGCACAGCCTGGATCTTCCTTCAGGGCGCCTACAATCAGCCTCCACCTCAGCCTTTCCCTGGGGACCCTTTCTCCTACCGCGAGCAGGACAAGCGCTTCATCTAGAGTGGGCCTGTCCTGCCCCACCTGGCGCAGCAGCCAGGACAGCTCCATGGCggggaaagggtgggggtgggcctgAAAGGGATGggcctgcagggggtgggggtggggcaggtagCTGTGTGGACAGGGGGGTCTGAGAGACAAGCTCTTCCTGGGGAGGCCAACTCCCGGCCATGAGACTTGAGTCCAGTTGGTCCTGCAAAGCTGGGGCAGAGATGATCTGGGCTTTCCTGAGCTCCAGGAAGTGAAGGAGAAGCCCCACTTCTCAACAGTGGTTCTTTTGCAAATACAGCCAGGAGTCACTCCAGAAGGTATGAGAGTGGATGTTGACTGGTGGTGGGGCAGGATGACgtcaggggaggcaggaggctggtTCAGGGACCAGGGAGGATGCCACTCAGGATGGCCTTTTGGGACCCCTCTGTGACACGTCAGAAAAACAGGCATCTTcttgcctccccttccccccaggtcAGGGTAGAGCAGATGGGTCCCTGTGCCTTAACTTGCCGGCTcctcc includes these proteins:
- the CHRND gene encoding acetylcholine receptor subunit delta isoform X1, with product MEGPVLTLGLLAALMVCGSWGLNEEERLIRHLFEEKGYNKELRPVAQKEESVEVSLALTLSNLISLKEVEETLTTNVWIEHGWTDSRLEWNAEKFGNISVLRLPPDMVWLPEIVLENNNDGSFQISYSCNVLIYSSGYVYWLPPAIFHSSCPISVTYFPFDWQNCSLKFSSLKYTAKEITLSLKQDEEDGHHYPMEWIIIDPEGFTENGEWEIVHRPARINVDPSAPLDSPSRQDVTFYLIIRRKPLFYVINILVPCVLISFMINLVFYLPADCGEKTSMAISVLLAQSVFLLLISKRLPATSKAIPLIGKFLLFGMVLVTMVVVICVIVLNIHFRTPSTHVLSEGVKKLFLETLPEVLHMSRPAEDGPSPGALVRRSSSLGYISKAEEYFSLKSRSDLMFEKQSERHGLARRLTTARRPPAGSEQAQQELFSELKPAVDGANFIVNHMRDQNNYNEEKDCWNRVARTVDRLCLFVVTPIMVVGTAWIFLQGAYNQPPPQPFPGDPFSYREQDKRFI
- the CHRND gene encoding acetylcholine receptor subunit delta isoform X2 codes for the protein MEGPVLTLGLLAALMVCGSWGLNEEERLIRHLFEEKGYNKELRPVAQKEESVEVSLALTLSNLISLGWTDSRLEWNAEKFGNISVLRLPPDMVWLPEIVLENNNDGSFQISYSCNVLIYSSGYVYWLPPAIFHSSCPISVTYFPFDWQNCSLKFSSLKYTAKEITLSLKQDEEDGHHYPMEWIIIDPEGFTENGEWEIVHRPARINVDPSAPLDSPSRQDVTFYLIIRRKPLFYVINILVPCVLISFMINLVFYLPADCGEKTSMAISVLLAQSVFLLLISKRLPATSKAIPLIGKFLLFGMVLVTMVVVICVIVLNIHFRTPSTHVLSEGVKKLFLETLPEVLHMSRPAEDGPSPGALVRRSSSLGYISKAEEYFSLKSRSDLMFEKQSERHGLARRLTTARRPPAGSEQAQQELFSELKPAVDGANFIVNHMRDQNNYNEEKDCWNRVARTVDRLCLFVVTPIMVVGTAWIFLQGAYNQPPPQPFPGDPFSYREQDKRFI
- the PRSS56 gene encoding serine protease 56, with protein sequence MLLAVLLLLLPLPDPWSAHGHPLYMRLPPSTLQALSAQGTKVLQAAQRSAQWAVNQVVMEIQHRLHECWGSPGRPRPQAPLLQDPPEAGPCGERHPGTVNVTRAHGRIVGGSAAPPGAWPWLVRLQLGGQPLCGGVLVAASWVLTAAHCFAGAPNELLWTVTLAEGPRGEQAEEVPVNRILPHPKFDPRTFHNDLALVQLWTPVSPAGAARPVCLPQEPQEPPAGTSCAIAGWGALFEDGPEAEAVREARVPLLSADTCRRALGPGLRPSSMLCAGYLAGGIDSCQGDSGGPLTCSEPGARPREVLYGVTSWGDGCGEPGKPGVYTRVAVFKDWLQDQMSAAPFSREPSCRELLAWDPSGEPLADAAPPCAFYAHLCPGPVGACTRLAQEQCLQRRRRCELRSLAHTLLELLRGAQELFGPRPGMRRLAPSVARPALSLRDPPRHPSREQRLHPGSRAAGTRFPKRRSEQQGEADGCPGLEPLRQKLATLQGTHAWILQVPSEHLAMDFHEVLADLGSKTLTGLFRAWVRAGLGGRHVGFGGLVGLEPATLARSLPRLLVQALQAFRLAALAEAEPEGPQMGSRQGRGLGRKEHHPLSPRVPPARWP
- the CHRND gene encoding acetylcholine receptor subunit delta isoform X4, whose product is MLKNLGTSASCACPLTWCGSQKLCWRTTMTAPSRFPTPATCSSTPPATCTGCHPPSSTLLVPSPSPTSLSTGRTAPSSSGGEKTSMAISVLLAQSVFLLLISKRLPATSKAIPLIGKFLLFGMVLVTMVVVICVIVLNIHFRTPSTHVLSEGVKKLFLETLPEVLHMSRPAEDGPSPGALVRRSSSLGYISKAEEYFSLKSRSDLMFEKQSERHGLARRLTTARRPPAGSEQAQQELFSELKPAVDGANFIVNHMRDQNNYNEEKDCWNRVARTVDRLCLFVVTPIMVVGTAWIFLQGAYNQPPPQPFPGDPFSYREQDKRFI
- the CHRND gene encoding acetylcholine receptor subunit delta isoform X3, which codes for MLKNLGTSASCACPLTCNDGSFQISYSCNVLIYSSGYVYWLPPAIFHSSCPISVTYFPFDWQNCSLKFSSLKYTAKEITLSLKQDEEDGHHYPMEWIIIDPEGFTENGEWEIVHRPARINVDPSAPLDSPSRQDVTFYLIIRRKPLFYVINILVPCVLISFMINLVFYLPADCGEKTSMAISVLLAQSVFLLLISKRLPATSKAIPLIGKFLLFGMVLVTMVVVICVIVLNIHFRTPSTHVLSEGVKKLFLETLPEVLHMSRPAEDGPSPGALVRRSSSLGYISKAEEYFSLKSRSDLMFEKQSERHGLARRLTTARRPPAGSEQAQQELFSELKPAVDGANFIVNHMRDQNNYNEEKDCWNRVARTVDRLCLFVVTPIMVVGTAWIFLQGAYNQPPPQPFPGDPFSYREQDKRFI